One genomic window of Salvia miltiorrhiza cultivar Shanhuang (shh) chromosome 4, IMPLAD_Smil_shh, whole genome shotgun sequence includes the following:
- the LOC131023667 gene encoding methionine S-methyltransferase-like isoform X1: MEEFLEQCQQSGDAAYSALRSLLERLEDPATRTEARIFLSELQKRFSSKEDSDRCLRTYHFQIQDIYVEQYEGYQKRKKLTMMVIPSIFIPEDWSFTFYEGLNRHPDSIFKDRTVAELGCGNGWISIAIAEKWLPSKVYGLDINPRAVKISWINLYLNALDGNGQPIYDEENKTLLDRVEFYESDLLSYCRNNNIELERIVGCIPQILNPNPDAMSKMITENASEEFLHSLSNYCALQGFVEDQFGLGLIARAVEEGISVIKPLGIMIFNMGGRPGQAVCERLFERRGLQVDKLWQTKVLQAADTDISALVEIEKNSPHRFEFFMGLSGDQPICARTAWAYAKAGGRISHALSVYSCQLRQPNQVKKIFEFLRNGLDDIRNSLDLSFEEDSVADEKIPFLAHLANVLKHLSFFPFEPPAGSRRFRGLIANFMNTYHHIPLTADNVVVFPSRTVAIESALRLLSPRLAIVDEQLSRYLPKQWLTSLKNVEKTETRQNSEEVITVIEAPRQSDLMVDLIKKLRPEVVVTGLGKFESVTSSAFEHLLDTTREIGCRLFLDISDHFVLSSLPSSNGILKYLARTPLPPHATIVCGLLKNQVYKDLEVAFVISEDKEMFKALYRTVELLQGSTAIISQLYYGCLFHELLAFQLADRHPRAQRNAEKTVATKLNGVSSLTCPVLDRAEFSINESDESSLVHMDVDQSFLPITTPVKAAIFESFARQNIAESETDVTDSIRRLVKSSYGFSSDSDTEFIYAGSPAELLNNLMICCAQEGGTLCFPTGSNGNYVSAARFLKVNVVTIPTNPEVGYKLTEETLSCTLEAVKKPWIYISGPTITPTGLVYSNEEISKLLSVCAKFGAKIILDTSFSGVEYSSKGFDGWNLGATLQKLSSANPPICVCLLGGLFFKMLASGLKFGFLLMNQPSLVDALHSVGGVSKPHSTIKYTVKKLLDFGEQEMQDLLKGIAEQIEKLRSRFKSLKQTLENSGWEVLEAEAGVSIVAKPSAYLGKTIQLNDGSGNRKIKLDDTNIRDAMLTSTGLCINSASWTGIPGYCRFTIALEDKDFKRALDCITQFKSLVC, from the exons ATGGAAGAGTTTCTGGAGCAATGCCAACAGTCCGGTGATGCAGCCTACAGTGCGCTACGATCACTCCTGGAGCGCCTCGAGGACCCGGCTACCCGAACCGAAGCCCGGATCTTCCTGTCGGAGCTCCAGAAACGTTTCAGCTCTAAGGAAGACTCCGACCGCTGCCTCCGGACTTACCATTTCCAAATTCAGGACATTTACGTCGAGCAATATGAAG GTTACCAGAAGAGGAAGAAACTTACAATGATGGTGATACCCAGTATCTTTATACCTGAGGATTGGTCCTTCACTTTTTACGAGGGGCTCAATAGGCACCCGGACTCCATTTTTAAGGACAGGACAGTAGCTGAACTTGGCTGTGGAAATGGATGGATATCCATTGCAATTGCAGAGAAGTGGTTACCGTCGAAG GTATATGGGCTTGATATCAATCCAAGAGCTGTGAAGATTTCCTGGATAAACCTATACTTGAATGCTCTAGATGGCAATGGCCAGCCAATTTATGATGAGGAGAATAAAACTTTACTCGACAGGGTTGAGTTTTATGAATCTGATTTGCTATCTTACTGcagaaataataatattgaacTTGAGAGGATTGTTGGATGCATACCACAG ATTCTGAACCCTAATCCAGATGCAATGTCCAAAATGATTACGGAGAATGCTAGTGAAGAATTCTTACATTCTTTAAGCAACTACTGCGCCCTTCAG GGCTTCGTGGAGGACCAATTTGGTTTAGGTCTCATTGCGAGGGCCGTCGAGGAAGGGATATCTGTAATAAAACCTTTGGGTATTATGATCTTCAATATGGGAGGTCGCCCTGGCCAAGCTGTATGTGAACGTTTATTCGAACGCCGTGGTCTTCAAGTTGACAAGCTTTGGCAGACCAAAGTTCTTCAG GCTGCTGACACAGATATTTCAGCGTTAGTTGAAATTGAAAAGAATAGTCCTCACCGTTTTGAGTTCTTTATGGGACTTTCTGGAGATCAACCAATTTGTGCACGAACAGCATGGGCATATGCGAAAGCTGGTGGCCGTATTTCTCATGCTTTATCAGTATATAGTTGTCAGCTCCGACAACCTAATCAG GTTAAAAAGATATTTGAGTTTCTCAGGAATGGATTGGATGATATCAGAAACTCCTTAGACTTGTCCTTTGAAGAAGATTCTGTCGCAGATGAGAAGATTCCATTCCTCGCTCATCTTGCTAATGTTCTAAAACAtctctctttttttccttttgaacCACCAGCAGGAAGTAGACGTTTCCGTGGCCTTATTGCCAACTTTATGAATACATACCATCACATCCCACTTACTGCAGAT AATGTTGTTGTGTTTCCTTCAAGGACTGTGGCAATTGAAAGTGCTCTACGTTTGTTGTCTCCACGCCTTGCCATTGTTGATGAACAATTGTCACGATATTTACCGAAGCAATGGCTAACAAGCTTAAAAAATGTTGAG AAGACAGAAACCAGACAAAACTCAGAGGAAGTTATCACAGTCATTGAAGCACCACGCCAGTCAGACTTGATGGTAGACCTAATAAAGAAGTTAAGACCAGAAGTGGTAGTGACTGGGCTGGGTAAATTTGAGTCAGTTACTAGTTCAGCCTTTGAGCATCTACTGGATACGACAAGAGAAATTGGGTGTCGATTGTTTTTGGATATATCTGACCACTTTGTGCTATCCAGCCTTCCAAGTTCCAATGGAATCCTCAAGTATCTTGCAAGAACTCCTCTGCCTCCACACGCGACAATTGTTTGTGGCTTACTGAAGAATCAG GTGTATAAGGATTTGGAAGTGGCCTTTGTGATATCAGAGGACAAGGAAATGTTCAAAGCTCTATACAGGACTGTTGAACTACTACAGGGAAGTACAGCAATAATTAGTCAGTTGTACTATGGTTGTCTGTTCCATGAGCTTCTGGCTTTTCAGCTTGCTGATCGACACCCACGTGCACAG AGAAATGCTGAGAAGACAGTTGCTACCAAGCTTAACGGAGTTTCCAGTTTGACTTGCCCAGTACTTGATCGTGCTGAGTTCTCAATAAATGAATCTGATGAGTCTTCTCTGGTTCACATGGATGTCGACCAAAGCTTTTTGCCAATAACCACACCAGTTAAGGCTGCAATATTCGAGAGTTTTGCCAGGCAGAACATAGCAGAATCTGAGACAGATGTTACGGACAGCATTAGACGTCTGGTTAAAAGCAGCTATGGCTTTTCGTCTGACAGCGACACGGAGTTCATATATGCTGGGTCTCCTGCAGAACTTCTCAACAATTTGATGATCTGCTGCGCTCAAGAGGGTGGAACTCTTTGCTTCCCAACTGGTTCAAATGGAAATTATGTATCTGCTGCAAGATTTTTGAAGGTTAACGTTGTAACAATCCCAACAAATCCAGAAGTAGGGTACAAACTGACTGAAGAAACGCTTTCTTGCACCTTGGAGGCTGTTAAAAAACCATGGATCTATATATCTGGTCCAACTATCACTCCAACTGGCTTGGTTTACAGTAATGAAGAGATTAGTAAGTTATTGTCTGTATGTGCAAAGTTTGGAGCGAAGATAATTTTGGATACCTCATTCTCAGGAGTGGAGTATAGTTCCAAGGGATTTGATGGCTGGAATCTGGGAGCTACACTACAGAAACTTTCATCTGCTAATCCACCCATTTGTGTATGTCTACTTGggggattatttttcaagatgcttgctagtgggcttaaATTTGGATTTCTACTCATGAATCAGCCTTCGCTGGTGGATGCTTTACATAGCGTTGGTGGAGTAAGCAAACCCCACAGCACTATCAAGTACACTGTGAAGAAATTACTGGATTTTGGGGAGCAAGAAATGCAGGATCTGTTGAAAGGCATAGCCGAACAGATTGAAAAGCTGAGAAGTAGATTTAAATCATTGAAGCAG ACACTTGAAAATAGCGGTTGGGAGGTGCTCGAGGCTGAAGCTGGTGTCTCCATAGTAGCAAAGCCATCTGCCTACTTGGGCAAGACCATCCAACTGAATGATGGATCAGGAAACCGAAAAATCAAGCTCGACGACACAAACATCCGAGACGCGATGCTCACCAGCACCGGTTTGTGCATCAATAGCGCGTCTTGGACCGGAATTCCTGGTTACTGCCGCTTCACCATTGCCCTGGAAGATAAAGATTTCAAGCGCGCACTGGATTGCATTACTCAGTTCAAAAGCTTGGTTTGTTGA
- the LOC131023668 gene encoding 21.9 kDa heat shock protein-like → MERANLAIALFTAAALLLPPVTTALVPYSPRSLWDLMLPPDDPFKILEQSPLAAARAAVDESSVALARADWKETAGEHQISLDIPGMRREDIKIEVEENRVLRVSGERRTEEEAEGERWHRVERTAGKFWRQFRMPANADMEKVSARLEDGVLRISVPKVKEQEAKKEPKIITIGSADKEEKDVVKPAATKKEL, encoded by the coding sequence ATGGAGAGAGCAAACCTCGCAATAGCCTTGTTCACCGCGGCGGCGCTTCTCCTGCCGCCCGTAACCACCGCACTGGTGCCCTACTCCCCGCGCTCCCTATGGGACCTGATGCTACCCCCCGACGACCCCTTCAAGATCCTGGAGCAGTCGCCGCTGGCCGCGGCCAGGGCCGCCGTGGACGAGAGTTCGGTGGCGCTGGCGCGGGCGGACTGGAAGGAAACGGCGGGCGAGCACCAGATCTCCCTCGACATCCCCGGCATGAGGAGGGAGGACATCAAGATCGAGGTGGAGGAGAACCGCGTGCTCCGCGTGAGTGGGGAGCGGAGGACGGAGGAGGAGGCGGAGGGCGAGCGGTGGCACAGGGTGGAGCGGACGGCGGGGAAGTTCTGGCGGCAGTTCAGGATGCCGGCAAATGCGGACATGGAGAAGGTGAGCGCCCGGTTGGAGGATGGAGTGTTGAGGATCAGTGTGCCAAAGGTGAAGGAGCAGGAGGCCAAAAAGGAGCCCAAGATCATAACCATTGGCTCTGCAGACAAGGAGGAGAAGGATGTTGTGAAGCCCGCGGCCACCAAGAAAGAGCTCTGA
- the LOC131023667 gene encoding methionine S-methyltransferase-like isoform X2, protein MMVIPSIFIPEDWSFTFYEGLNRHPDSIFKDRTVAELGCGNGWISIAIAEKWLPSKVYGLDINPRAVKISWINLYLNALDGNGQPIYDEENKTLLDRVEFYESDLLSYCRNNNIELERIVGCIPQILNPNPDAMSKMITENASEEFLHSLSNYCALQGFVEDQFGLGLIARAVEEGISVIKPLGIMIFNMGGRPGQAVCERLFERRGLQVDKLWQTKVLQAADTDISALVEIEKNSPHRFEFFMGLSGDQPICARTAWAYAKAGGRISHALSVYSCQLRQPNQVKKIFEFLRNGLDDIRNSLDLSFEEDSVADEKIPFLAHLANVLKHLSFFPFEPPAGSRRFRGLIANFMNTYHHIPLTADNVVVFPSRTVAIESALRLLSPRLAIVDEQLSRYLPKQWLTSLKNVEKTETRQNSEEVITVIEAPRQSDLMVDLIKKLRPEVVVTGLGKFESVTSSAFEHLLDTTREIGCRLFLDISDHFVLSSLPSSNGILKYLARTPLPPHATIVCGLLKNQVYKDLEVAFVISEDKEMFKALYRTVELLQGSTAIISQLYYGCLFHELLAFQLADRHPRAQRNAEKTVATKLNGVSSLTCPVLDRAEFSINESDESSLVHMDVDQSFLPITTPVKAAIFESFARQNIAESETDVTDSIRRLVKSSYGFSSDSDTEFIYAGSPAELLNNLMICCAQEGGTLCFPTGSNGNYVSAARFLKVNVVTIPTNPEVGYKLTEETLSCTLEAVKKPWIYISGPTITPTGLVYSNEEISKLLSVCAKFGAKIILDTSFSGVEYSSKGFDGWNLGATLQKLSSANPPICVCLLGGLFFKMLASGLKFGFLLMNQPSLVDALHSVGGVSKPHSTIKYTVKKLLDFGEQEMQDLLKGIAEQIEKLRSRFKSLKQTLENSGWEVLEAEAGVSIVAKPSAYLGKTIQLNDGSGNRKIKLDDTNIRDAMLTSTGLCINSASWTGIPGYCRFTIALEDKDFKRALDCITQFKSLVC, encoded by the exons ATGATGGTGATACCCAGTATCTTTATACCTGAGGATTGGTCCTTCACTTTTTACGAGGGGCTCAATAGGCACCCGGACTCCATTTTTAAGGACAGGACAGTAGCTGAACTTGGCTGTGGAAATGGATGGATATCCATTGCAATTGCAGAGAAGTGGTTACCGTCGAAG GTATATGGGCTTGATATCAATCCAAGAGCTGTGAAGATTTCCTGGATAAACCTATACTTGAATGCTCTAGATGGCAATGGCCAGCCAATTTATGATGAGGAGAATAAAACTTTACTCGACAGGGTTGAGTTTTATGAATCTGATTTGCTATCTTACTGcagaaataataatattgaacTTGAGAGGATTGTTGGATGCATACCACAG ATTCTGAACCCTAATCCAGATGCAATGTCCAAAATGATTACGGAGAATGCTAGTGAAGAATTCTTACATTCTTTAAGCAACTACTGCGCCCTTCAG GGCTTCGTGGAGGACCAATTTGGTTTAGGTCTCATTGCGAGGGCCGTCGAGGAAGGGATATCTGTAATAAAACCTTTGGGTATTATGATCTTCAATATGGGAGGTCGCCCTGGCCAAGCTGTATGTGAACGTTTATTCGAACGCCGTGGTCTTCAAGTTGACAAGCTTTGGCAGACCAAAGTTCTTCAG GCTGCTGACACAGATATTTCAGCGTTAGTTGAAATTGAAAAGAATAGTCCTCACCGTTTTGAGTTCTTTATGGGACTTTCTGGAGATCAACCAATTTGTGCACGAACAGCATGGGCATATGCGAAAGCTGGTGGCCGTATTTCTCATGCTTTATCAGTATATAGTTGTCAGCTCCGACAACCTAATCAG GTTAAAAAGATATTTGAGTTTCTCAGGAATGGATTGGATGATATCAGAAACTCCTTAGACTTGTCCTTTGAAGAAGATTCTGTCGCAGATGAGAAGATTCCATTCCTCGCTCATCTTGCTAATGTTCTAAAACAtctctctttttttccttttgaacCACCAGCAGGAAGTAGACGTTTCCGTGGCCTTATTGCCAACTTTATGAATACATACCATCACATCCCACTTACTGCAGAT AATGTTGTTGTGTTTCCTTCAAGGACTGTGGCAATTGAAAGTGCTCTACGTTTGTTGTCTCCACGCCTTGCCATTGTTGATGAACAATTGTCACGATATTTACCGAAGCAATGGCTAACAAGCTTAAAAAATGTTGAG AAGACAGAAACCAGACAAAACTCAGAGGAAGTTATCACAGTCATTGAAGCACCACGCCAGTCAGACTTGATGGTAGACCTAATAAAGAAGTTAAGACCAGAAGTGGTAGTGACTGGGCTGGGTAAATTTGAGTCAGTTACTAGTTCAGCCTTTGAGCATCTACTGGATACGACAAGAGAAATTGGGTGTCGATTGTTTTTGGATATATCTGACCACTTTGTGCTATCCAGCCTTCCAAGTTCCAATGGAATCCTCAAGTATCTTGCAAGAACTCCTCTGCCTCCACACGCGACAATTGTTTGTGGCTTACTGAAGAATCAG GTGTATAAGGATTTGGAAGTGGCCTTTGTGATATCAGAGGACAAGGAAATGTTCAAAGCTCTATACAGGACTGTTGAACTACTACAGGGAAGTACAGCAATAATTAGTCAGTTGTACTATGGTTGTCTGTTCCATGAGCTTCTGGCTTTTCAGCTTGCTGATCGACACCCACGTGCACAG AGAAATGCTGAGAAGACAGTTGCTACCAAGCTTAACGGAGTTTCCAGTTTGACTTGCCCAGTACTTGATCGTGCTGAGTTCTCAATAAATGAATCTGATGAGTCTTCTCTGGTTCACATGGATGTCGACCAAAGCTTTTTGCCAATAACCACACCAGTTAAGGCTGCAATATTCGAGAGTTTTGCCAGGCAGAACATAGCAGAATCTGAGACAGATGTTACGGACAGCATTAGACGTCTGGTTAAAAGCAGCTATGGCTTTTCGTCTGACAGCGACACGGAGTTCATATATGCTGGGTCTCCTGCAGAACTTCTCAACAATTTGATGATCTGCTGCGCTCAAGAGGGTGGAACTCTTTGCTTCCCAACTGGTTCAAATGGAAATTATGTATCTGCTGCAAGATTTTTGAAGGTTAACGTTGTAACAATCCCAACAAATCCAGAAGTAGGGTACAAACTGACTGAAGAAACGCTTTCTTGCACCTTGGAGGCTGTTAAAAAACCATGGATCTATATATCTGGTCCAACTATCACTCCAACTGGCTTGGTTTACAGTAATGAAGAGATTAGTAAGTTATTGTCTGTATGTGCAAAGTTTGGAGCGAAGATAATTTTGGATACCTCATTCTCAGGAGTGGAGTATAGTTCCAAGGGATTTGATGGCTGGAATCTGGGAGCTACACTACAGAAACTTTCATCTGCTAATCCACCCATTTGTGTATGTCTACTTGggggattatttttcaagatgcttgctagtgggcttaaATTTGGATTTCTACTCATGAATCAGCCTTCGCTGGTGGATGCTTTACATAGCGTTGGTGGAGTAAGCAAACCCCACAGCACTATCAAGTACACTGTGAAGAAATTACTGGATTTTGGGGAGCAAGAAATGCAGGATCTGTTGAAAGGCATAGCCGAACAGATTGAAAAGCTGAGAAGTAGATTTAAATCATTGAAGCAG ACACTTGAAAATAGCGGTTGGGAGGTGCTCGAGGCTGAAGCTGGTGTCTCCATAGTAGCAAAGCCATCTGCCTACTTGGGCAAGACCATCCAACTGAATGATGGATCAGGAAACCGAAAAATCAAGCTCGACGACACAAACATCCGAGACGCGATGCTCACCAGCACCGGTTTGTGCATCAATAGCGCGTCTTGGACCGGAATTCCTGGTTACTGCCGCTTCACCATTGCCCTGGAAGATAAAGATTTCAAGCGCGCACTGGATTGCATTACTCAGTTCAAAAGCTTGGTTTGTTGA